The genomic region TCGACACCCTCACCCCCGACCTGGTCCTGGACGCCGTGGAAAGCCTGGGCTTTCTCAGCGATGCCCGGGTGCTGGCGCTGAACAGCTACGAGAACCGTGTCTACCAGGTGGGTATCGAGGGCGCGCAGCCGCTAGTGGCCAAGTTCTACCGCCCAGGCCGCTGGAGCGATGCGGCTATCCTCGAAGAACACAGCTTCACCGCCGAACTGGCCGACTGCGAAGTGCCGGTGGTTGCGCCACTGCAGCACGGCGGTCGCAGCTTGTTCGAACACCAGGGTTTCCGCTTCGCGCTGTTCCCCCGCCGTGGCGGCCACGCCCCGGAGCCAGGCAACCTTGACCAGCTCTACCGCCTCGGCCAGCTGCTTGGCCGCCTGCATGCCGTAGGGGCCAGCAAACCGTTCGAGCACCGCGAGGCACTGGCTGTGGAAAACTTCGGCCACGCTTCGCTGAACACCCTGCTGGAAGACGGCTTTGTGCCCCCTGACCTGGTGCCGGCCTTCGAATCGGTGGCCCGCGACCTGCTCAAACGCGTGGAAGACATCTACACCCGCACG from Pseudomonas oryzicola harbors:
- a CDS encoding serine/threonine protein kinase; translated protein: MSHPFDTLTPDLVLDAVESLGFLSDARVLALNSYENRVYQVGIEGAQPLVAKFYRPGRWSDAAILEEHSFTAELADCEVPVVAPLQHGGRSLFEHQGFRFALFPRRGGHAPEPGNLDQLYRLGQLLGRLHAVGASKPFEHREALAVENFGHASLNTLLEDGFVPPDLVPAFESVARDLLKRVEDIYTRTPHQLIRLHGDLHPGNLMHRDEVYHVVDLDDCRMGPAVQDLWMMLAGSREERLGQLAELIDGYNEFHDFDPRELALIEPLRALRQLHYSAWLARRWDDPAFPPSFPWFGQPRYWGDQILALREQLAALDEPALKLF